A region from the Arcobacter sp. F2176 genome encodes:
- a CDS encoding DUF4153 domain-containing protein, translating into MALVHKLKNQFSKDIFSKFPSIFIFMGTTLFLGIYGNHKGTTLTSEFYYSLFMMIISVSIHLFFYKKRLSILYKTIVWVLSFLAVFLCVFVYTQSEFIFFLSTLLLLSFAPFLFRNSSNEDILLFNLVLLSTISFALLSSLILFAGIESIIFTLIYLFNMHFNKLYHYDIAITIFTVLFPLLALSNILKDDFLNTINFKYDNAFLLLIKNILSPIILIYASILYIYFAKIIFLQELPKGELSTIICLFLTIGILLKSLLVGLNNHNKISNFLNKYFIYLMIVPIVFLNIAIYTRVEQYGFTVLRYLLIMCSIWFTYLFLYELIKKSFSIKNALISLFLLSLVTSISPFNAKDISINSQLNRLKTILIKNNMYINNKVIATKEELPTSQKIAISETIKYLVNKDISKNALSKLFDKNISSKEEALKYINVQYTNKYTLLQPKYLKNISLNNIAIRTTGYDYVADLVFNSLKKSMQFGAKSLNYSMQNSILTINIEKQIFKFDLKAIVKELRKDKVEYLDKTNYQKAIFDMENENIKIRLFIKSLFIVEKDSLYDLRINAGKGILLFKIKKKNK; encoded by the coding sequence TTGGCATTGGTACATAAGTTAAAAAATCAGTTCTCTAAGGATATATTTTCAAAGTTCCCCTCAATATTTATATTTATGGGAACTACTCTATTCTTAGGAATTTACGGTAATCATAAAGGAACTACTTTAACATCTGAATTTTATTATTCATTATTTATGATGATTATTTCAGTTTCTATACATCTATTTTTTTATAAAAAAAGATTATCTATATTATATAAAACTATTGTATGGGTATTGTCTTTTTTAGCTGTATTTTTGTGTGTATTTGTATATACTCAATCAGAATTTATATTTTTCCTTAGCACTCTTTTACTTTTAAGTTTTGCACCTTTTTTATTTAGAAATTCTTCCAATGAAGATATTTTATTATTCAACCTAGTATTACTCTCAACTATTAGTTTTGCCCTACTTAGCTCACTCATATTATTTGCTGGAATTGAATCAATAATTTTCACACTAATATATCTATTTAACATGCATTTTAATAAACTTTATCACTATGATATAGCAATAACAATTTTCACTGTTTTATTTCCACTTCTTGCACTATCTAATATATTAAAAGATGACTTTTTAAATACTATAAATTTTAAATATGATAATGCATTTTTGCTACTTATTAAAAATATCTTATCACCAATAATTTTGATTTATGCTTCTATTCTTTATATTTATTTTGCAAAGATTATATTTTTACAAGAGTTACCTAAAGGTGAATTATCTACCATTATATGTCTTTTTTTGACTATTGGTATTTTATTAAAAAGTTTACTTGTAGGATTAAACAATCACAATAAAATAAGTAACTTTTTAAACAAATATTTCATCTATTTGATGATAGTTCCTATAGTTTTTTTAAATATAGCAATTTATACAAGAGTAGAACAATACGGATTTACAGTATTGAGATATTTATTAATCATGTGTAGTATTTGGTTTACATATTTATTTTTATATGAACTTATTAAAAAAAGTTTTAGCATAAAAAATGCTCTTATTTCGCTTTTTTTATTAAGCCTAGTAACATCAATTAGTCCATTTAATGCTAAAGATATATCAATAAATTCTCAGCTTAATCGACTTAAAACTATATTGATCAAAAATAATATGTATATAAATAATAAAGTAATAGCTACTAAAGAAGAGCTTCCCACATCCCAAAAAATTGCAATCAGTGAAACAATCAAGTATCTTGTAAATAAAGATATAAGTAAAAATGCTCTTAGTAAACTATTTGATAAAAATATATCATCTAAAGAAGAAGCTTTGAAATATATCAATGTGCAATATACAAACAAATATACTTTATTACAACCAAAATATTTAAAAAATATTTCTCTTAATAACATTGCTATAAGAACTACAGGTTATGATTATGTGGCTGATTTAGTATTTAATTCCCTTAAGAAATCTATGCAATTTGGAGCAAAGTCTTTGAATTATTCTATGCAAAATTCTATATTGACAATCAACATAGAAAAGCAAATTTTTAAATTTGATTTAAAAGCTATTGTAAAAGAACTACGCAAAGATAAAGTAGAATATTTAGATAAGACAAACTATCAAAAAGCTATTTTTGATATGGAAAATGAAAATATAAAAATAAGACTTTTTATAAAAAGTTTATTCATTGTAGAAAAAGATTCTCTCTATGATTTAAGAATAAATGCTGGTAAAGGTATTCTTCTTTTTAAAATAAAAAAGAAGAATAAGTAG